A region of Pieris rapae chromosome 20, ilPieRapa1.1, whole genome shotgun sequence DNA encodes the following proteins:
- the LOC110999492 gene encoding ovochymase-2, translated as MIMAFSESLTFLFLISAVVAQTTARKPNFNVRNTRRECTLADGRSGICVDYSYCKKEGEKIERGGIIHISEFRSGGSCKAGFNWCCIESNMTKPPEVMNKEECFARDGDYCPWCVSLYRGDAKNKNAAELFCAGVLVGSKVVLTTATCHIVSVYQDIWAKIPGSAEPRNMYSVAYRKQHENYNSGTHAYDLAIFTLDEEVKWNDKRKVACLALTSSFKPVCISFGYDSKDRFVSTIVEITKGSCIPGAGETVDVSCGKTIDDEPCFVATGAPVICEEEPNKMTVYGIARSPCRKSAAQLGAINLSSQWLADNLKGFGLSEENYLLKKSTY; from the exons Atg ATAATGGCGTTTTCCGAAAGTTTGacgtttttatttctaatatcaGCTGTGGTGGCTCAAACTACTGCACGAAAGCCGAATTTCAATG taaGGAATACAAGAAGAGAGTGCACATTGGCTGATGGAAGATCAGGAATCTGTGTAGATTATTCATATTGTAAGAAGGAGGGAGAAAAAATCGAGCGTGGAGGAATAATACATATCAGTGAATTCAG ATCAGGCGGTTCCTGTAAGGCTGGCTTTAACTGGTGCTGTATTGAAAGTAATATGACCAAACCCCCGGAAGTCATGAATAAGGaag aATGTTTTGCTCGCGATGGCGATTACTGCCCATGGTGTGTTTCATTGTATAG AGGTGACGCAAAGAATAAAAATGCGGCCGAGCTTTTCTGCGCGGGAGTGCTAGTAGGATCTAAAGTTGTTTTAACGACTGCTACTTGTCACATTGTGTCTGTCTACCAAGATATTTGGGCAAAAATACCAGGTTCGGCAGAACCAAGGAATATGTATTCAGTTGCATACAGAAAACAGCACGAAAATTACAACTCAG gcACACATGCGTACGACCTGGCAATATTTACATTAGACGAGGAAGTGAAATGGAACGACAAACGTAAAGTTGCCTGCTTAGCTCTGACGTCATCCTTTAAGCCTGTCTGTATCTCGTTTGGATATGACTCAAAAGATAGATTTGTTTCG ACAATAGTTGAAATTACTAAAGGCAGTTGTATACCGGGAGCTGGAGAAACCGTTGACGTCTCTTGTGGTAAAACTATTGATGATGAACCATGTTTCGTCGCTACTGGAGCCCCTGTGATCTGTGAGGAGGAG CCTAATAAAATGACAGTGTACGGCATCGCCAGAAGCCCCTGTAGAAAGTCTGCAGCTCAACTTGGCGCTATTAATTTATCCTCACAGTGGCTTGCAGATAACCTTAAGGGTTTTGGCCTTAGTGAAGAGAATTATTTGCTTAAAAAGTCAACCTATTAA
- the LOC110999478 gene encoding facilitated trehalose transporter Tret1-like, giving the protein MKSIFSKGSQITQLICSLLTLIPVFSYGAAVGWMSPMTLLLQSENSPKSKPLSDIEISWMASIPYLITLPSAWLLVLIADKFGRKCAILLVSLSCLGTWAILLSSLETWALITARALVGIGASGSYVVFPIYIKEIGEDSIRGSLGCLIGVFHTCGNLFLYIIGDMLDYNTVLWICLSLPVTHLILSSMMPETPSFLLKKGEDEKALKALAWLRCRSEDDMEVVKELEHTRREQENDAQSNKFLLKEIYNNKILFKAFRIALVAVLAREVCGAVPVLNFAGEIFTMASGGKELLLSPNQQAILLGSVQVVGSVFASSIVEKSGRKNLLFFTSLLSALSMGALATWFLLQDLDIRATSWLPLVTLCLCIFCDSAGLQPVSMVLAGEIFSFKYRGTVMGVTMSIASFSDFLQLLFFKPLTNEIGIFAAFYFFAAVCFFISIYVVLCIPETRARTLEDIYGDLRKKEKRETTEKEATDI; this is encoded by the exons atgaagTCAATCTTTAGCAAAGGAAGCCAGATTACGCAGTTAATATGCTCTCTCttaa CTCTAATACCAGTTTTCTCATATGGAGCTGCTGTCGGCTGGATGTCGCCGATGACCTTACTCCTTCAATCAGAAAATTCCCCAAAAAGTAAACCTCTTTCAGATATAGAG ATATCATGGATggcttccattccatattTGATAACACTGCCTAGTGCTTGGTTGCTAGTACTCATCGCTGATAAGTTTGGACGAAAGTGCGCCATACTTCTAGTCTCACTATCTTGTCTA ggAACCTGGGCTATCCTTCTATCATCATTAGAGACATGGGCCTTGATCACAGCGAGAGCACTGGTTGGAATAGGCGCCTCTGGGAGCTATGTAGTTTTTCcaatatacattaaagaaaTTGGTGAAGACAGTATCAGAGGAAGTCTTGGATGCTTG ATTGGCGTTTTCCATACCTGCGGAAATTTGTTTCTATACATCATTGGAGACATGTTAGATTACAATACAGTGTTATGGATATGCTTGTCTCTCCCCGTCACACACCTCATACTATCATCCATGATGCCGGAAACACCATCATTTCTGTTGAAGAAAGGAGAGGATGAG AAAGCCCTAAAAGCTTTAGCATGGCTTCGATGCAGATCAGAAGATGATATGGAGGTGGTAAAAGAGTTGGAACATACGAGGCGAGAGCAGGAAAATGATGCTCAGTCTAACAAGTTCCTgcttaaagaaatat aTAATAACAAGATCCTCTTCAAAGCCTTCCGAATCGCCCTCGTAGCAGTACTCGCAAGAGAAGTGTGTGGTGCAGTACCAGTTCTCAACTTTGCTGGTGAGATCTTCACAATGGCATCTGGAGGCAAAGAACTGTTACTGTCGCCAAATCAACAAGCTATCTTGCTTGGATCAGTGCAAGTTGTTGGTTCAGTGTTCGCTTCAAGCATTGTGGAGAAATCCGGAAGAAAG AATCTTCTATTCTTCACGTCACTCCTCTCAGCACTAAGCATGGGTGCCTTAGCAACATGGTTCTTACTCCAAGACCTTGACATCAGAGCTACATCTTGGCTACCATTGGTAACCCTATGTTTGTGCATTTTCTGTGACTCTGCTGGTCTACAACCAGTTTCTATGGTTCTTGCAGGAGAGATTTTCTCATTCAAG tacCGTGGGACAGTCATGGGTGTAACAATGTCTATTGCTTCATTCTCGGACTTTCTACAACTGCTCTTCTTCAAACCATTGACTAATGAAATTGGAATATTTGCTGCGTTCTACTTTTTTGCCGCCGTCTGCttctttatttctatttatgttgTTCTATGTATACCTGAGACGAGAGCGCGAACTTTGGAAGATATTTATGGGGATTTAAGGAAAAAGGAGAAAAGAGAAACAACAGAGAAAGAAGCaactgatatttaa